The genomic interval ACTCAAACAAATGGCCGTTGCCCTGGGAGGAATGATAACAGTTCCGACATGGGCGTACGGATGGAACCAGGATGCACTCAAATTCACTTCTGCTTCACTCCTTCCTCCGGAACTGGAAACCTTGCTGAGTGAGGTGGTAGATACCCTGATTCCAGCTACTGATACACCTGGTGCCAGAGAATTGGGCGTAGATAAGTTTATTCTGACTATGCTCAGGGATTGTTATGAAAAAGAAGCGCAGGATAAACTGGCAAGTGCCCTGCAAACCATTGATGAAAGAGCCAAACAAGAGGTGAGCAGTGGTTTTACAGCTTGTACGCAGGCTCAGCGTACACAAGTCCTTGCAGTGCTAGACAAGGAAAATAAAGAGCAAAAAGAAGACCGTTCGTCTGCATTTTCTTTGCTGAAAAACCTGACCATTCAGGGATATCTCAATTCTGAGTATGTGATGAAGAACCTGTTAAAATATGAA from Rhodocytophaga rosea carries:
- a CDS encoding gluconate 2-dehydrogenase subunit 3 family protein encodes the protein MRRRLSLKQMAVALGGMITVPTWAYGWNQDALKFTSASLLPPELETLLSEVVDTLIPATDTPGARELGVDKFILTMLRDCYEKEAQDKLASALQTIDERAKQEVSSGFTACTQAQRTQVLAVLDKENKEQKEDRSSAFSLLKNLTIQGYLNSEYVMKNLLKYELIPARYHGCVPVNN